A genomic segment from Deinococcus sp. YIM 77859 encodes:
- a CDS encoding AI-2E family transporter, whose amino-acid sequence MISPPKAPNAFQYVWRSPWVRVAVFLLLFYTLYRLLGHLRTVVVVFAVAYLIAYLANPMLSWLERGRVKRGLGVFFVLLLFLGIFGLAAALVVTVSTQLIALITGLPAQIGRLNDLLDSVFGWLGTHGVPGTENVRVRLTEALQNSLQDLGQNLVPLLQNLLSSTGTILSSLVSLGGILGQVVLILLLSIYLMLDYSRVNAALLHAFPRPWQPRVLELTGLVETSVGGYVRGQLLIAAFIGVFVWLGLTLIGVPSAAAIGFLAGAFNIVPYLGPIIGATPALLLALPFGWVKMLLVVVVFVAANQIEGNFLSPYILSKTTDLHPVTVLLAILVGASLLGFVGALLAVPAVALGKLLLEKYYYPSRVYTDGP is encoded by the coding sequence GTGATCTCGCCCCCGAAAGCTCCCAATGCCTTTCAGTACGTGTGGCGCAGCCCCTGGGTGCGCGTGGCTGTGTTCCTGCTGCTGTTCTACACGCTGTACCGGCTGCTGGGCCACCTCAGGACCGTGGTGGTGGTGTTTGCGGTAGCGTACCTGATCGCCTACCTCGCCAACCCGATGCTGAGCTGGCTGGAACGTGGACGGGTCAAGCGCGGTCTGGGTGTCTTTTTCGTGCTGCTGCTGTTCCTGGGGATCTTCGGGCTGGCGGCCGCGTTGGTCGTGACGGTCTCGACCCAGCTCATCGCCTTGATCACGGGCCTGCCTGCCCAGATCGGCCGACTGAACGATCTGCTCGACAGCGTCTTTGGCTGGCTCGGCACGCACGGGGTTCCCGGCACCGAGAACGTGCGGGTGCGGCTGACCGAAGCCCTTCAGAACTCCTTACAGGACCTGGGACAAAACCTCGTCCCCCTGTTGCAAAACCTGCTGAGCTCGACCGGCACGATCCTGAGTAGCCTGGTCTCCCTCGGTGGAATCCTCGGTCAGGTGGTGCTGATCCTGCTGCTGAGTATCTACCTGATGCTCGACTACAGCCGGGTGAATGCGGCGCTGCTTCACGCCTTTCCCCGGCCCTGGCAGCCGCGCGTGCTCGAACTGACCGGGCTGGTTGAAACGTCGGTCGGCGGCTACGTGCGGGGTCAACTCTTGATCGCCGCGTTCATCGGGGTGTTTGTGTGGTTGGGGCTGACCCTGATCGGCGTGCCCAGCGCGGCAGCCATCGGTTTTCTGGCGGGCGCCTTTAATATCGTCCCGTATCTGGGCCCCATCATCGGCGCGACGCCCGCCCTGCTGCTGGCCCTGCCCTTCGGCTGGGTCAAGATGCTGCTTGTTGTCGTGGTTTTTGTGGCCGCCAACCAGATCGAGGGCAACTTCTTAAGCCCCTACATCCTCAGCAAGACGACCGATCTGCACCCGGTCACGGTGCTGCTCGCCATTCTGGTCGGCGCGTCCCTGCTGGGTTTTGTGGGCGCGCTGCTCGCCGTGCCCGCGGTGGCGCTGGGCAAGCTGCTGCTGGAAAAGTATTACTACCCCAGTCGGGTGTACACCGACGGCCCTTGA
- a CDS encoding YcjF family protein has product MLPPLVRQVLDNFNLDVDPNLSPEENAEEVIKSAALLSGAIAVEPIPFADILLITPVQAKMVLHIGKIYGFELTAERAREIAQELGATVAYGLLARQVMRGVAKLALPLIGGLITAPAVYGWTFALGRLAQNHFERKRAGLPFEQRQQVRVIQEAKGQARRVLPSAQDFSDLAAELRRRADEKSRGQGRGELN; this is encoded by the coding sequence ATGTTGCCCCCTCTCGTCAGGCAGGTGCTGGACAACTTCAACCTGGATGTAGACCCCAACCTCTCCCCCGAGGAGAACGCCGAGGAGGTGATCAAAAGCGCGGCGCTGCTCTCGGGCGCGATCGCGGTAGAACCCATTCCCTTTGCGGATATCCTGCTGATTACCCCCGTACAGGCCAAGATGGTCTTGCACATCGGCAAGATCTACGGGTTTGAGCTCACGGCCGAGCGCGCCCGAGAGATCGCGCAGGAACTCGGCGCAACGGTCGCCTACGGCCTGCTGGCCCGGCAGGTGATGCGCGGCGTGGCCAAGCTGGCTCTGCCCCTGATCGGCGGCCTGATCACGGCACCGGCGGTGTACGGCTGGACCTTTGCGCTCGGCCGCCTCGCGCAGAACCACTTCGAGCGCAAACGCGCGGGCCTTCCCTTCGAACAGCGCCAGCAGGTACGGGTGATTCAGGAGGCCAAGGGCCAAGCCCGGCGAGTGCTGCCCAGCGCCCAGGACTTCAGTGATCTCGCTGCCGAGCTGCGCCGCCGCGCCGACGAGAAGAGCCGGGGCCAGGGGCGGGGCGAATTGAACTGA
- the cysS gene encoding cysteine--tRNA ligase has protein sequence MTLPPSSTRQPDPEIYLYDTMQRQKVRFVPSVPGRVGMYLCGPTVYSDAHLGHAKKEVAFDVIRRTLLHFGYQVRYVTNVTDVGHLQNDADEGEDKLQARARLEQLEPMEVADKYFWSFVSDMDALNVLKPSINPRATGHIPEQIALIEELIARGHAYESNGSVYFDVRSWPEYGKLSGRRLDDQEEGTREAVREEKRDPRDFALWKKAEPGHLMRWDSPWSVGFPGWHIECSAMSLKYLGEGFDIHGGGLDLQFPHHEAEIAQAEAAGHPFARYWLHNNMVTVNGEKMSKSKGNFTTLKELFAQHDPMVVRFLLVSSHYRSVTEFSDAAFESARSGYRRLTEALHEVERRLPAAPERDDPALRAKIATHVAEFENALRDDFNTPRAVAALFGLTTDVNAALNAGEVGREALTAARDAYRTLGGDVLGLFAKSAAERQDDTPLVSALMDLVLQARQHYRLNKQYAQADALRDTLAQVGVTVEDTREGPRWRR, from the coding sequence ATGACCCTACCCCCTTCATCCACTCGCCAACCTGATCCCGAGATCTACCTGTACGACACGATGCAGCGCCAAAAGGTCCGCTTTGTGCCCAGCGTGCCCGGCCGTGTGGGCATGTACCTCTGCGGGCCGACGGTGTACAGCGACGCGCACCTGGGCCACGCGAAAAAAGAAGTCGCCTTTGACGTTATCCGCCGCACACTGCTGCATTTCGGCTACCAGGTGCGGTACGTGACCAACGTGACCGATGTGGGCCACCTCCAGAACGACGCGGACGAGGGCGAAGACAAGCTTCAGGCCCGGGCCCGACTGGAGCAGCTCGAACCGATGGAGGTGGCCGACAAGTACTTCTGGTCCTTTGTGAGCGACATGGACGCCCTGAATGTGCTGAAGCCCTCGATCAACCCCCGCGCGACCGGGCACATCCCCGAGCAGATCGCCCTGATTGAAGAGCTGATCGCGCGGGGCCACGCCTACGAGTCCAATGGCAGCGTGTACTTCGACGTGCGGTCCTGGCCGGAATACGGCAAGCTCTCGGGCCGCCGGCTGGACGACCAGGAGGAAGGCACCCGCGAGGCGGTGCGCGAGGAAAAACGCGACCCCCGCGACTTCGCCCTGTGGAAAAAGGCCGAGCCCGGCCACCTGATGCGCTGGGACTCTCCCTGGAGCGTGGGCTTTCCCGGGTGGCACATCGAGTGCAGCGCGATGAGCCTGAAGTACCTGGGAGAAGGCTTTGACATCCACGGCGGCGGCCTGGACCTTCAGTTTCCACACCACGAGGCGGAGATCGCGCAGGCAGAGGCAGCGGGGCACCCCTTCGCCCGCTACTGGCTCCATAACAACATGGTGACCGTCAACGGCGAGAAGATGAGCAAAAGCAAGGGCAACTTCACGACCCTGAAAGAGCTCTTCGCTCAGCATGACCCCATGGTGGTCCGCTTCCTGCTTGTCAGCAGCCATTACCGCTCGGTCACCGAGTTCAGTGACGCGGCTTTTGAGAGCGCCCGCAGCGGGTACCGCCGCCTTACCGAGGCGCTGCACGAGGTCGAGCGCCGTCTGCCTGCCGCCCCCGAGCGCGACGACCCGGCCCTACGTGCCAAGATCGCCACCCACGTGGCGGAGTTCGAAAACGCCCTGCGCGACGACTTTAACACGCCCCGCGCGGTCGCGGCCCTCTTTGGCCTCACCACGGACGTCAACGCGGCCCTCAACGCGGGGGAGGTGGGCCGTGAGGCCCTGACAGCGGCCCGCGACGCCTACCGTACGCTGGGGGGAGACGTCCTGGGGCTTTTTGCAAAAAGCGCGGCAGAACGGCAGGATGACACGCCACTGGTGAGCGCCCTGATGGACCTTGTGCTTCAGGCGCGGCAGCACTACCGCCTCAACAAGCAGTACGCCCAGGCCGACGCCCTGCGCGATACCCTGGCCCAGGTCGGCGTGACCGTCGAGGATACCCGGGAAGGGCCGCGCTGGCGGCGCTGA